The Vulgatibacter sp. genomic interval GGCCAGCAGCGCGGCGAGCAGAATCATCCCGAGGCCCTTGTGGATCGTCATCGTCTCGAATCCTCCTGCGCCGACCGTCCCGCCGGCGGATCTCCGTGCATAGCCGCTGCACCGGCGGGCGCAGCGGGTAAGTCGGTGGAGCCCCACCCTCGCTTGGGGTAGTGCTGCCGGAGATCGGACAATCCGCTCGAGCGTTGCCCGCGTGGGCCGGCCGGTGCTGCGTCACCACCTTGTCACCCGTGCGCCCCGCGGCTGCGCGTTCGGGCTGGCAGAACACGCACCATGGCACTGGTCCTCATCGTCGAAGACGAGCCCGATCTCCAGGCGGTTCTCGATTACAACCTGCGCCGCGAAGGCCTGCGCACCGCCCTGGCTGCACGCGGCACCGAGGCACTCCGCCTCGCGCGCCGGGAAGCACCGGACCTGGTCCTGCTCGACCTCATGCTCCCAGACATCTCCGGCACGGACGTCTGCCGCGAGCTGAAGCGGGATCCGGTCACTTCGAAGGCCGCGGTGATCATGCTCACCGCGCGGGGTGAGGAGGTCGACCGCATCGTCGGCTTCGAGCTCGGCGCTGACGATTACGTGGTGAAGCCCTTCTCCCTCCGGGAGCTGGTCCTCCGGGTGAAGGCGGTGCTGCGGCGCAGCGATGCCACCGCCGAGAGCACCGAGCGGGTGCACGCCGGGCCGATCACGGTCGACCGCGCCGGTCACCGGGTGCTGGTCGACGGCGCCGAGGCGGGCGTCACCGCCCTCGAATTCCGGATCCTCTCGCTGCTGGTGGAGCGACGGGGCCGCGTCCAGACCCGCGAGCGGCTCCTCGCCGACGCCTG includes:
- a CDS encoding response regulator encodes the protein MALVLIVEDEPDLQAVLDYNLRREGLRTALAARGTEALRLARREAPDLVLLDLMLPDISGTDVCRELKRDPVTSKAAVIMLTARGEEVDRIVGFELGADDYVVKPFSLRELVLRVKAVLRRSDATAESTERVHAGPITVDRAGHRVLVDGAEAGVTALEFRILSLLVERRGRVQTRERLLADAWSDDDDVSERAIDTHIKRLREKLGGAAAWIETVRGVGYRFRDPEDATGGGSAGALAG